A genome region from Nocardia sp. NBC_00565 includes the following:
- a CDS encoding TIGR03667 family PPOX class F420-dependent oxidoreductase: MTVTDRSATPVVDTGTAFGAKVADRLARENVIWLTTVGPSGTPQPNPVWFQWRDGEFLIFSQADKPKVRNIARNTRVSLNLNSTEHGGDVVVLTGTARIDEAGAAADEIAAYTEKYAEGLVSISMTEAQFHAEYSVVLRVTPDRLRGF, from the coding sequence ATGACAGTCACCGATCGCTCCGCTACGCCCGTCGTCGATACCGGGACCGCATTCGGCGCCAAGGTCGCCGATCGCCTGGCGCGGGAAAATGTCATCTGGCTGACCACCGTCGGCCCCAGCGGGACACCGCAGCCGAATCCGGTGTGGTTCCAATGGCGCGACGGCGAGTTCCTGATCTTCAGCCAGGCCGATAAGCCCAAGGTGCGCAATATCGCCCGCAATACACGGGTATCGCTGAACCTCAACAGCACCGAGCACGGTGGCGACGTCGTGGTTCTCACCGGTACCGCCCGGATCGACGAAGCCGGCGCGGCAGCCGACGAAATCGCCGCGTACACCGAGAAATACGCCGAGGGACTCGTCTCCATCTCGATGACCGAGGCACAGTTCCATGCCGAGTACTCGGTTGTGCTGCGAGTCACCCCGGATCGCCTGCGCGGATTCTGA
- a CDS encoding RNA-guided endonuclease InsQ/TnpB family protein, translating to MKQVVVVKLTPTPEQYVALKATLELCNAGANMVARFAHTAADRRPFALQKHVYADLKASGLSAQPAIRVIKKVADAYATRPANLAGGNYGPPGSKRYAKVVGKPIRFRQDAGQPFDDRCLSWQIDQSTVSIWTTTGRLRGVGFVCAPWQLKLLTARKGESDLVFRDGHFYLHATVDTDTPAPLVPADDPAGWLGVDLGIVNLAVTSADDPTNLDARWSGGAVTARRKRNQALRAALQKVGTKSAKRKLKARRRKEARYVTDVNHQLSKSVVAQAQRTGQGIAVEDLSGIRDRVRLAKAQRQQLHSWAFAQLRDQITYKAQAAGLPVQVVDPRNTSRTCHRCGHCNRANRPSQAVFRCRHCRWSGHADHNAAVNIAALGYQSYRAAQSTVPKTATPLTAS from the coding sequence GTGAAGCAGGTCGTTGTCGTCAAGCTGACTCCCACCCCGGAGCAGTATGTGGCGTTGAAAGCGACACTCGAGTTGTGTAATGCCGGGGCGAATATGGTCGCGCGGTTCGCGCACACCGCCGCCGATCGTCGCCCGTTCGCGCTGCAGAAACACGTGTACGCCGACCTCAAAGCATCCGGGTTGTCGGCGCAACCAGCGATCCGGGTGATCAAGAAGGTCGCCGATGCGTATGCGACCCGGCCAGCGAACCTGGCGGGCGGGAATTACGGCCCGCCGGGTTCGAAGCGGTATGCGAAGGTCGTTGGTAAGCCGATCAGGTTCCGTCAGGACGCGGGCCAACCATTCGACGACCGCTGCCTGTCGTGGCAGATCGATCAGTCGACGGTGTCGATCTGGACCACGACTGGGCGTCTGCGGGGTGTCGGGTTCGTGTGTGCGCCATGGCAGTTGAAACTGCTCACCGCCCGTAAGGGTGAGTCGGATTTGGTCTTCCGCGACGGTCACTTCTACCTGCACGCCACGGTCGACACCGACACTCCGGCCCCGCTGGTCCCGGCGGATGATCCCGCCGGGTGGTTGGGTGTGGATTTGGGGATCGTGAACCTGGCGGTGACCAGTGCCGATGACCCCACGAACCTCGATGCCCGGTGGTCTGGTGGTGCGGTTACCGCCCGCCGGAAGAGGAACCAAGCCTTGCGGGCCGCTTTGCAGAAGGTGGGGACCAAGTCCGCGAAACGGAAACTGAAGGCCCGGCGTAGGAAGGAAGCCCGGTACGTCACCGACGTCAATCATCAACTTTCGAAATCTGTTGTTGCCCAGGCACAACGCACCGGTCAGGGGATCGCGGTAGAAGATCTATCGGGTATCCGGGACCGGGTACGGCTCGCCAAAGCGCAGCGGCAGCAACTACATTCGTGGGCGTTCGCGCAGCTGCGTGACCAGATCACCTACAAGGCGCAGGCCGCGGGACTGCCCGTACAGGTGGTCGACCCGCGTAACACCAGCAGAACCTGTCACCGCTGCGGGCACTGCAACCGGGCGAACAGACCCAGCCAGGCAGTGTTCCGGTGCCGTCATTGTCGCTGGAGCGGCCACGCCGACCACAACGCAGCCGTCAACATCGCCGCACTCGGATATCAAAGCTATCGGGCCGCCCAATCAACCGTGCCTAAAACAGCCACCCCTCTAACAGCCAGTTAG
- a CDS encoding maleylpyruvate isomerase N-terminal domain-containing protein yields MNTELLEELWRSWADRGSGFTAADWATQTRLPGWSVHALFAHVAPDPAVLRALRAAPVPDGHTVTSGAEMLRIFNSPGGIAHTAADDIEKAARRAAESLGIDELLRRFDKDGPAGLAELDAVRPTEVLAHPIVGRVTYRAFAEVAVVDVTVHLLDLIAAVGGPPVPEPALRFTREVLAAVPAAVDFIEAATGRSKVAVLPVMR; encoded by the coding sequence ATGAATACCGAACTATTGGAAGAGCTTTGGCGATCGTGGGCCGACCGGGGGTCGGGTTTCACGGCGGCGGATTGGGCGACGCAGACCAGGTTGCCCGGCTGGTCGGTGCACGCGCTGTTCGCCCATGTGGCGCCCGATCCGGCGGTGCTGCGAGCACTGCGCGCGGCTCCGGTGCCGGACGGACATACCGTGACCAGCGGCGCGGAGATGCTGCGAATCTTCAACAGCCCCGGCGGGATCGCGCACACCGCGGCCGACGATATCGAGAAGGCGGCGCGCCGTGCGGCCGAATCGCTCGGCATCGATGAGCTGTTGCGCCGGTTCGACAAGGACGGTCCGGCCGGTCTGGCCGAACTGGACGCGGTGCGCCCGACCGAGGTACTGGCGCATCCGATAGTGGGTCGGGTGACCTATCGCGCGTTCGCCGAGGTCGCCGTTGTCGATGTCACCGTGCATCTGCTCGATCTCATTGCGGCGGTGGGCGGTCCGCCGGTACCCGAACCGGCGTTGCGGTTCACCAGGGAGGTACTGGCCGCGGTGCCCGCGGCGGTCGATTTCATCGAGGCCGCGACCGGGCGGTCGAAAGTCGCTGTGCTGCCGGTCATGCGGTAG